One genomic segment of Drosophila melanogaster chromosome 3L includes these proteins:
- the Syx7 gene encoding syntaxin 7, isoform A, whose product MDLQHMENGLSGGGGGGLSEIDFQRLAQIIATSIQKVQQNVSTMQRMVNQLNTPQDSPELKKQLHQIMTYTNQLVTDTNNQINEVDKCKERHLKIQRDRLVDEFTAALTAFQSVQRKTADIEKTALRQARGDSYNIARPPGSSRTGSSNSSASQQDNNSFFEDNFFNRKSNQQQMQTQMEEQADLQALEEQEQVIRELENNIVGVNEIYKKLGALVYEQGLTVDSIESQVEQTSIFVSQGTENLRKASSYRNKVRKKKLILVGILSAVLLAIILILVFQFKN is encoded by the exons ATGGACTTACAGCATATGGAGAATGGTCTAAGCGGCGGGGGAGGAGGTGGCCTAAGCGAAATAGATTTCCAAAGGCTGGCCCAGATTATAGCCACCAGCATCCAGAAGGTGCAGCAGAATG TGTCCACGATGCAGCGCATGGTCAATCAACTGAACACGCCCCAAGATTCTCCGGAGCTCAAGAAGCAGCT CCACCAAATAATGACCTACACCAACCAGCTGGTGACCGACACAAACAATCAAATCAACGAGGTGGACAAGTGCAAGGAGCGCCACCTGAAGATCCAGCGGGATAGGCTCGTGGACGAGTTCACGGCGGCACTGACCGCCTTCCag TCTGTTCAGCGCAAGACGGCGGACATAGAGAAGACGGCGTTGCGGCAGGCGCGCGGAGATAGCTACAACATCGCCCGTCCACCCGGCTCATCGCGTACCGGCAGCTCCAACAGTAGCGCCAGCCAGCAGGACAACAACTCCTTCTTCGAGGACAACTTCTTCAATCGCAAATCAAACCAGCAACAGATGCAGACTCAGATGGAGGAGCAGGCGGACCTGCAGGCCCTCGAGGAACAGGAGCAGGTCATACGGGAGTTGGAGAACAACATCGTGGGCGTGAACGAGATATACAAGAAGCTTGGCGCCCTGGTCTACGAGCAGGGACTGACGGTGGACTCCATCGAGTCGCAGGTGGAACAGACTAGCATTTTTGTCTCGCAGGGCACGGAAAATCTGCGCAAGGCGAGCTCTTACAGG AACAAAGTGCGCAAGAAGAAGCTTATTTTGGTGGGCATCCTGAGCGCCGTGCTGCTGGCCATCATCTTGATACTCGTTTTTCAGTTCAAGAATTAG